In Methanobacterium sp., one DNA window encodes the following:
- a CDS encoding DUF749 domain-containing protein codes for MFIASLAGVFKFKELPEKYGPFVQYKASIENKTIKNDDDVAILEIKGTESLHVLFLDSYTDFKQIEEELKTADAKINHSSKQVLEGYL; via the coding sequence TTGTTCATTGCTAGTTTAGCCGGAGTTTTTAAATTCAAAGAACTACCCGAGAAATATGGTCCTTTTGTACAATATAAGGCATCTATAGAAAATAAAACAATCAAAAATGATGATGATGTTGCAATTTTGGAGATCAAAGGCACAGAAAGTCTTCACGTCCTGTTTTTAGATTCTTACACTGATTTTAAACAAATCGAAGAGGAGCTTAAAACTGCAGACGCCAAAATTAATCACAGTTCCAAACAGGTTCTGGAAGGTTACCTATGA
- the hdrB gene encoding CoB--CoM heterodisulfide reductase subunit B: protein MAEQEFAYFLGCIMNNRYPGIEKATRILFDALDVGLKDMEGASCCPAPGVFGSFDRTTWASIAARNLTIAEEQGNDIMTECNGCFGSLFETNHMLHEDPEMKEKINKVLAEVGREYKGEIEVRHFAEILYNDVGLEKLSEKMIKPLNLNVAVHYGCHFLKPSSEIGIDDPIQPTILDELVEITGAKSVPYKDKMMCCGAGGGLRSRDIDVTADFTKEKLTNMRDAGADAIVNVCPFCHLQFDVGQVETNEKFGTDFNIPVFHLAQLYGMAMGVSKDDLTVDAHQISTDPALKKLDEITGGE, encoded by the coding sequence ATGGCTGAACAAGAATTTGCATACTTCTTAGGATGCATCATGAACAACCGATACCCTGGTATCGAAAAAGCTACCCGAATACTCTTCGACGCATTAGATGTGGGTCTTAAAGACATGGAAGGAGCATCATGCTGCCCTGCTCCCGGTGTATTTGGTTCATTTGACAGAACCACATGGGCTTCCATTGCTGCCCGAAACCTCACCATTGCCGAAGAACAGGGAAATGACATTATGACTGAGTGTAACGGATGTTTCGGATCACTATTTGAAACCAACCACATGCTACACGAAGACCCGGAAATGAAAGAAAAGATCAACAAGGTCTTGGCAGAAGTCGGCCGAGAATACAAGGGTGAAATAGAAGTCAGACACTTTGCTGAAATCCTATACAACGATGTGGGACTTGAAAAACTCTCTGAAAAGATGATCAAACCACTGAACCTCAACGTGGCTGTACACTACGGATGTCACTTCCTGAAACCTAGCTCAGAAATAGGTATCGATGATCCTATACAACCAACCATACTTGATGAACTGGTAGAAATTACTGGTGCCAAATCCGTACCATACAAAGACAAAATGATGTGCTGTGGTGCAGGTGGAGGATTAAGATCCAGAGATATCGATGTAACCGCTGATTTCACCAAAGAAAAACTCACCAACATGAGAGATGCCGGTGCAGATGCCATAGTCAATGTTTGCCCATTCTGCCACCTTCAATTTGACGTTGGACAAGTGGAGACAAACGAGAAATTTGGAACTGACTTTAACATACCAGTTTTCCACTTAGCTCAGTTATATGGGATGGCAATGGGTGTCAGCAAAGATGACCTAACAGTAGACGCTCACCAAATCAGCACTGACCCAGCTCTCAAAAAACTGGATGAAATAACTGGCGGAGAATAA
- a CDS encoding DUF2096 domain-containing protein, translating to MNELPAEQTWLVLVELLTDLRKKGIKIPKNVTKNIQMAKTVINFYKVDPTDPERQVEVKRINEFLTSAQDSLMTLANKFSGDYADDWMEKLLKASRGEEVYPQKKTDSKFVVGAPSGFSMIRVNFKAPLSEDRVQEIAEYHNVIIEFVEDHFIAVYGDQENLKKSLQELSTFFKEQLEDTG from the coding sequence ATGAATGAATTACCTGCCGAACAAACCTGGCTGGTTCTAGTGGAACTACTCACTGATCTCAGGAAAAAAGGAATAAAAATTCCTAAAAATGTCACTAAAAACATTCAGATGGCCAAAACTGTTATTAACTTCTATAAAGTCGACCCAACAGACCCTGAAAGGCAAGTGGAAGTCAAACGAATTAACGAATTTTTAACATCAGCACAAGATTCACTTATGACCTTGGCGAACAAATTCAGTGGAGACTATGCTGATGATTGGATGGAAAAACTACTAAAAGCTTCCAGAGGAGAAGAAGTATATCCCCAAAAAAAAACTGATTCCAAGTTCGTGGTAGGTGCTCCTTCTGGTTTTTCAATGATCAGAGTCAACTTCAAAGCACCGCTCTCAGAAGACCGGGTTCAGGAAATAGCTGAGTATCATAATGTTATAATCGAGTTTGTAGAAGATCACTTCATTGCAGTATACGGTGACCAAGAAAACCTTAAAAAAAGTCTCCAAGAACTTTCAACATTCTTTAAAGAACAATTAGAAGACACCGGATAA
- a CDS encoding metallophosphoesterase: protein MRILAVSDLHGDAKPLITYLKDNRVDLIIIAGDITHFGPGELAEDILNALSTFQIPVLAIPGNCDPESVYVNIDNSQAINLHARNMVVKNIGLCGFGGSNPTPFNTPLEFEEIQIYDEAKKALESIKDEKITLFITHAPPYGTKTDLLPSGEHVGSESIRRIIEELQPTLNICGHIHEARGTDKIGETIIINPGELSDGYACLITISDSKDKEEIEAGIIKL, encoded by the coding sequence ATGAGAATCCTCGCAGTCAGTGATCTACACGGAGATGCAAAACCCTTAATAACCTATCTTAAAGATAACCGGGTTGACCTAATAATTATAGCCGGCGATATCACTCATTTCGGCCCAGGAGAACTGGCTGAAGACATATTAAATGCATTAAGTACATTCCAAATTCCTGTACTTGCCATACCCGGAAATTGTGATCCAGAATCTGTGTACGTTAATATAGATAATTCCCAAGCCATAAATCTACATGCTAGAAATATGGTGGTAAAGAACATCGGCCTATGTGGATTTGGAGGATCTAATCCCACACCATTTAACACTCCACTGGAGTTTGAAGAAATCCAGATATATGATGAAGCCAAAAAAGCACTTGAAAGTATTAAAGACGAAAAAATAACTCTTTTCATCACTCATGCACCGCCATATGGTACTAAAACAGACCTATTGCCTTCAGGGGAACATGTTGGTAGTGAAAGCATCCGTAGGATAATTGAAGAACTTCAACCCACCCTGAATATTTGTGGCCACATACACGAAGCCCGAGGCACTGATAAAATAGGTGAAACCATAATAATAAATCCTGGAGAACTTTCAGATGGTTATGCTTGTTTAATTACAATTTCTGATTCTAAAGATAAAGAAGAAATCGAAGCAGGAATTATAAAACTTTAA